A genomic region of Pseudomonas frederiksbergensis contains the following coding sequences:
- a CDS encoding SDR family oxidoreductase, producing the protein MSKTQLFDLDGKIAFVSGASRGIGEAIAKLLAQQGAHVIVSSRKLDGCQHVADAIIADGGKATAVACHIGEMEQITQVFAGIREQFGRLDILVNNAATNPQFCNVLDTDLSAFQKTVDVNIRGYFFMSVEAGKLMRENGGGSIINVASINGISPGIFQGIYSVTKAAVINMTKVFAKECAQFGIRCNALLPGLTDTKFASALVKNDAILKTALQQIPLKRVADPSEMAGAVLYLASDASSYTTGVSLNVDGGFLS; encoded by the coding sequence ATGTCCAAGACTCAGTTGTTCGACCTCGACGGTAAAATCGCTTTTGTCTCCGGCGCCAGCCGTGGCATCGGTGAAGCCATCGCCAAACTGCTGGCCCAGCAAGGCGCCCATGTGATTGTGTCGAGCCGCAAACTCGACGGCTGCCAGCACGTGGCCGATGCGATCATCGCCGATGGCGGTAAAGCCACCGCCGTCGCCTGCCACATCGGTGAAATGGAACAGATCACCCAAGTCTTCGCCGGTATTCGCGAGCAATTCGGTCGCCTGGACATCCTGGTCAACAACGCCGCGACCAACCCGCAGTTCTGCAACGTGCTGGACACCGATCTCAGCGCCTTCCAGAAAACCGTCGACGTGAACATTCGCGGCTACTTCTTCATGTCGGTGGAAGCCGGCAAGCTGATGCGCGAGAACGGTGGCGGGAGCATCATCAACGTCGCGTCGATCAACGGCATTTCGCCGGGCATCTTCCAGGGTATCTACTCGGTGACCAAGGCGGCGGTGATCAACATGACCAAGGTGTTCGCCAAGGAATGTGCGCAGTTCGGGATTCGTTGTAATGCATTGTTGCCGGGTCTTACCGACACCAAGTTTGCTTCGGCGCTGGTGAAGAATGATGCGATTTTGAAGACCGCGTTGCAGCAGATCCCGCTCAAGCGTGTGGCGGACCCAAGCGAAATGGCCGGTGCGGTG